The genomic interval TACTTAATCAGTTGCAATGTGGACATGCTTAGAGAACAACGACTCGGACTGTAAGAGTGATTAACATCATTTTGCCAAGTTTAATAAAATTACTGCATAGCAAATAGAAAATGATGCTTTGTGCATGGCACAAGATTGGTGTTTAGGTCAACAGTCAGCAAAACTCAAGCCTCACACTGTTCCTCAAGCAGTATACCTCAATACCCTGCAGGATTCCAGTATACCTCAATACCCTGCAGGATTCCAGTATACCTCAATACCCTGCAGGATTCCAGTATACCTCAAATTCCAGCAGCCACCATAGCCACAGTGGCCCCACTGGACCTGTGCGAAGATCCACTCTTATGTTCACTTAATTGTAGGAGGGAATGAAAGCAGCCTAATGGTAAGTGGTGTTAGATTAGGAGGTGTGCATTTTGCTGAATTTCATGATACAACCCCTTgccaaaaacattaaaaaatgtttttgagcCATGGAATTTGCACCAAGCAGGTGCTTTTATAGCTGCCGACTTTAAACTGGACCTCACAGACATCTTTCTCCAGTGACACTGCAGACCAGGGAAATGCTGGCTGATTAAACACAACTTCCCAGTTACTGATCAAAGCGTGCACTGGCTGCCAGCTGGGACTCAAAAGCACATGATGCATCTGAATGTTAAGATCTCCTCAAACACAAGGACACTGTTACACCTGCCTgatcctcctcctctcctcacctctcctctcctctcctctcctctagtctcctctcttctcatctcctttcctctcctcacctcacctcacctctcctcatctctcctctcctcacctcatctcctcttctcacctcacctctcctctcctcacatctCCTCTCAACTCTTCATCTCACTTCACCTCATCTCCgttcctctcctcacctcaactcacctcacctcacttctcctctcctcatttcagctcttctctcctcacctcacctcacctcacctcacctcacctcacctcacctctcctacCAGCCCTCACACAGCCAGTCAGGAAACATACATAGATCACTAGGTAGAGGTTGGTTTTTTTATATGTTAAActttacatgtttataatatatatatttaccatAATAATAAGATGTACATAATAATAAgtctttattatatttaaataacataGAATGCCACTGACTAGACATAAAGTACATATCTATACAAACAAACCTTAGCTTAGACTCCCAGCTAGTGTTAAAGAAGTGAATTAACATATGGGCAGTAGTGCGTGTCTCCTGAAGGGGAGTGAGGTACTCACTCTGCGCAGGTGTGTGTTTCGGCTGCGGTCGCATGCATCCTGCTGAGCGCGAAGAGAGACCGAGCTCATATCTCCAGGGGCCAGGAAGAGATCCTCTGTCAGCCTTCTTGCccgtctctctatctgtctgtgtttatgacctctctctccctttgtgcTTTTACTACTCTGTCTCACTCATCCACTCATTAGttctgcttctctttgtttcctatcctctcctcccctcccctcccttacTCTGCTATCCTTTATTCCTCCCCCTCTTCTCTTCCCCATAGCCGTGCTCGCCCATTAGAGCTGCCCGCGCTCTGTTTCGCTCCCCGCTGGGGCCTGGGTGCGCCGTCGCCGTGAAGAATGCGGCACGTTGCCGTATTTACCTGCGAATGAGAAAACGGTGAGCGCAGATGAAAATGAACTCCGCCAAAAATGGCTGCTGAAGTGAAAATACTGTTCAGCCCAACCGAGCAAAGCTGGGCTGACGCAAGCATGTCCAGTCATGCAAAGagctgctttttttccctttcttttctatttctaATGAAAGGAAACGAgttcctttcttttctcttgtggttttttgggtttttgctCACATAAACCTGTACGCAGCTGAAGGTGTCCAGGTGCGTTTCATGCCTCTGGCTACTATGGCTGTTTCAGGACAGTGAGAACTCCAGCCTTGCTAGCTCTATTCACAGGAACCTTGTGTGCCAGATGTgcccacaaaacaaaacaaaaaaatctagttTTCTGCTTAGGTAATGAGTTCCTTGGTATTGCAAATACTGACCCACAGCCCCTTAAATGACATGGTCTCCACAGTTTTATAGCTGGCTTATTAAGTGGGACGTAAATTAGATATCGGGGAAAGGTAAACACTTcctgcagcatgtgtgtgtgagtgtagctAATCATAAATGCAGAGGTGATGCAGATAAAACATACTGTTTATATATGCCATAGAGATAATGCTCTATAGATAATGCAGTGTGAAGACCAATGGGAAGGCTATTATTACTGCTCACAATATTAATGCTCATGGGAAAGCATTGGGAACGACGTCAGTGAGTGACCCCACTGCAAACATTATAAAGGGAAGTTATGTGCATTTTTCCAAATGGACATCTACGTTCGACAGATGAGCTTACAAGTTATTAATTACGCCAAGGGCGTTATGGGCACATATACATGTGGATGTAGAAAGTTCCAGACAAAGGGCTCCATTTTGCGTTTTCGCAGTAGCCGGCTCTACTGAATTTTGTGATGTGTGTACAGAACCAGTATATGTCATCAGCACAAAGGATACAGCACAAACCTTTGAAGGTCTAAGTGTTCAGCTGGTCAGAGGAACTGTTGCTTCTCAACCCTGTAATACACTGGCCTCaatgtaaacatgtgtgtgtgtggagagataGTTACTCTGATCCATTCCTATAAAGCCCTCTATTGGCCAACTTTAGTATTATCTATGCAGAGTTGGCTGTAGTTTACTACATAAATAATTGTGTAAAACATTCTattttgtctgtctttgttttatgtcattaaataatGTCAAACAAACCAACAGTGCAACTCCGTATTTCTTTACTTATACTAATGTTCTCTCATGcaatctctctgcctctctctctctctctctctctctctcacacacacacacacacacacacacacacacacacacacacacacacacacacacacacacacacacatacaattgtttttgtgtgtcctCAAATGTATAGGAGTCTGATGCTGTGAATCCCTGTCATTGTTtagaataataatttattaactGTCATCGTCATATGTGGAGCTTAGACATCACCACATATTTGCAGAAGACACCAGACAATAATCAATGTCATTCATTTTGCCATGAAGAAAACCACTGAATCGCCACATATCGCCAGAGAAAAGAACCAATGATCATGCAGAGGTCACTCTTCCGGCCTAAAAAGTGTTTGTGCTCTTATAGTAGAAACTcccagagaaaaacaaacacaatggaTTTTCCATGGGAGCTTGTGtacaacatcagacatcacatAAAACACCATTCTGCAGCCAGTAAGATTGGTTAAGTGGATATGATGAGCTCCACACTCCCCCCTAGTGTGTGTCACTCCTACATGCTAGCGCTACTCGTCTACACTTGCAGACGGGTGCATGTGCAGGGGATTGGTTTCCGTCACTGGGTCTTCTGGGCTAATTAACGGGGATTAAAGCGATCTCCTGGCACTGGGGTCTTGTCTCTGTCCATCACTCTCATCTGTGCGAGCAAAAGCCCGCTAGCAGCGAGGGGCCGGCCTCTCAGGCCGCTCGCTAGCCTGCTCTGGCGTGTCTCAGCATGTCTCCGCGTGTCTCAGCATGTCTCAGCATTTCTCGGCAGGCTTTCCTCATGTCCCGGCACGTCTCATCTTATTTCACGTTTGTATATGTTgcgtgtgttctctgtgtttccTGGAGCTCCCCAGGGCTTAAGGGTCAGTAACAGTAAATGCCAAATTTAGCCACAGTTACAGCTtatatttcatttctttagATATCTTTGATTATTATTGGAAGAGAAATTCAAGGAGGTTCATTAAACAGTAGCACACACAATGGGGAGGAATTTCTCCCTAGCTAATATGTTTCATAGGAAGGGACCCTTCAGTAACTGCCTGTTTGATACACAACTGAAGCCAattattgtatttgtttctgAAGTATCCACATTTCTTCTCCTGTTAATGAAACAGCAGCTGTCGGCAAATTAAAGAGGTGCGCTTCGTGCTGTTTGTACAGTAGCCTCCGCTTACAACTATCTTTCAGTTTGAATTATGCGTAAAACCCGTCCAAACTCTCAGAGCTCCCATCTTTCCTATGTGGCCATCCCTCCTGCACTCAGGAACATGACAGGACTACACACCTACCTTCTCACTGTGAGGAAAACTGATGTTAGACATTAAGTGAGAGGAATAAATCATGTGACTTCAGACCAGCACCAAGTTCGGTGTGAGATGTGAAGGAAGAGATGTTTTGCTGCTCTTCCAGGGAGCAGGCTAGAGTTGATCTTCCCTGTCTAGCCTCTGGCTGCTGGTCTACCCCCACATGAATACGGTTGGGCTGTGTCGACTCCATGGATACGGTTGGGCTGTGGCGACTCCATGGATACGGTTGGGCTGTGTCGACTCCATGGATACGGTTGGGCTGTGTCGACTCCATGGATATGGTTGGCCTGTGTCGACTCCATGGATATGGTTGGGCTGTGTCGACTCCATGGATACGGTTGGGCTGTGTCGACTCCATGGATACAGTTGGGCTGTGTCGACTCCATGGATACGGTTGGGCTGTGTCGACTCCATGGATACGGTTGGGCTGTGTCGACTCCATGGATATGGTTGGCCTGTGTCGACTCCATGGATATGGTTGGGCTGTGTCGACTCCATGGATACGGTTGGGCTGTGTCGACTCCATGGATACGACTGGGGTGTGTTGAATTCGTGTTTCTCAGCATTGATGCAATAATTGGCCCATCACAATGTTCCTTGGGTGTGGTGGAGTTCCCCTGGAGAGTTGATGCCCACTTCAAAATGTCAGCACCAGAGTGGCCATAAGAGTTGAGTGGGTTTAGATCAGCTTCATATTCACTGGATGAAGGGGACATAATAAAACAGCTCCATACATTAATGTACTCAGGGGCAGGGATAGCTATCTAAGCAGAACTACAGGGCATTCATCAGTCACCCAACAGGCTTGTTTACAAGTTTTAGTGAAGCTTTACCATAGCTGTGCCAGCGAGAGTGTACTGTTACCAGACACCACCCAAAGTCCCTGtaaagtaaacaataaacaatgacgtaaaaaattatgaaatttaAAACCCCATTCCCCAAACACTGACATGGGTACTTATGGGTGAGAGATTACATATGCCAGTATAAGTGACGAACTCAGATGTGTTTGTATTTGGAAAAATACCATACAGCTTAAGTTCCATAAAATGCCATATGGTATCTCACGTTCCCCCCTGCACAGGCAGCTGGAGACACTTCCCTCGATGGTCTTCTAGCTGTTAAAAAGATTAATGATGGCCCAGTGTCTTAGCTGTCTATGGAAAAAGTTACTAGCACATCAGATAGACATTAGAACATTGCAATCAACCATACCCTGCACCTTGACTGGTGACTTAAATAGTGACgtttattaacagtattaacAGTTTTATTAACCAATTAACAGTGGTTTCCTGGTTAGGATCAGAGTGCCTCCTCCATCATCCGGTTTCTCCCAGGCCATTGATATATGTTGAGAGGCAGACTACCTGGACAGGTgtcaatgttttttatttaccatTTGCTGGAATGAAGTCCATCCCCCCTGTGTTGTTGTGGAGCCAGCAGGGCCTGGAATATGGCTCTGTTATTTTTCTCCACTGCACCCAAGAGCCGTGTCTACTCTGTCGTTATGGAGTGATGTCTTCtgagtttgtggttttgtgtggcGGGTCTTTGTTGCATGAGCCGCTCTCCCCGAGTAGCTGCTGCTTCCCACACTCGCTGGCTGTTCCGTGTGAGTGCTGCTCTGATTTGTAATGCTGTTTTTTCTGTCTCAACCACCtgagttagagttggggtttgTGGCATCCTAAGCAGGGTCTTTTTTTTTAGGGATTTTAGATTTTCCCATTTAAATCCATCACGAGATGTTGTTGTGAAGGAGCCCTATAACCTGTGCATCCAACCTGTGTCCAGTGGCATCAGACCAACCTGCAAATTCCAGCCATGTGGCTTTGAGTCTGTCAACAAAGTGGCGTAGCCCCAGCATGgacttctgtgtgtgatgtcaggCTAAAGTGACATCACAGGAAGAGCTGTGGCCCCACCCCCTTCAGATCCCTTGCTTTGCTTCTACTTTGACATTGCATCTTTCTTCCATTTAACCTTCAACCTTCCTCCGTCCAACTACGCATAACCTCATTCCACTCCTTCACTTCCCTCAGCCACATAACCTCCTTCACGGGTTCTTGCAAACCTCGTCCTTTCTGTGTGCGTGAGTtttcatatgtattttatttctcccctgtaacTCAGCCATTCTTGATTAAATTCATAGTCCGTCACAGTTTCCTCCTCCCCTTGTGAATTTATTGAATAGCCCTTGTTTTTACTTGTGTGCTTTAACTGAGTTCTGTATCTGTTCCATgtggctcctctctctccctctatggCTAAGCTTCCTATTGCCACTGTAAACACATATCACATCAATGTTATTCAGCAGCATCATCAGACTTTATGCTTAGTATGAAGTTTATTGCAGTGAACCGCTCACATGTTTCCATCCCAGCCAATGGCATCAGCACTCTCTGTCAAGCACACGCAGCCCACTGTGTACGTCGCACATGATCACGGGTTACCACACTTTACTCTCAGATAGAATCAGTGGAGATGAGCTTAATGAGAAATTATGCAAGTTATTGCATAgggaaaagaaacaacaaatgcaGAAAGTGTACACATTGGTttctagtgtgtgtatgtttgtgctgaGGGCTGATATttgctgtgtatgtgcatgtgggtgaCAGACAGACCTGCCCCTATGTTTGGCTCTGCCTCTCTATCTGGCTCACACAGCCAAGTTCATTTACAGAGAGGGACAGGGTGGAAGCAAAGCTACTGctggtgagacagagagagaaacagagaaagactgagagagacagaggaaaagacTTCAAGACTTGTGTGTTGTGTCAAGACTGTGTTTAAGTGTCTGAAAGAAGGAACTGGCTCTtgaatgcatatatatatatatatatatatatatatatatatatatatatatatgtatagtgtgtgtgtgtgtgtgtgtgtgtgtatatacacacacacacacacacacacacacacacttacacttattGCTCATTTTCATTGTCTCATATTCTACTGAACTGTCAgtgactcactcacacaccaacaagCTGGAACATGTTGTTAGTGTCTTCCAAAATGCTGACACCTTGACCCATGTATCGTTTCTTATAGTACTGCCACTGCAATTAAAACTCTGCCTCAGCTTCCACCTACTTTGGGCTGTTTGACTGTATCATATTTGATCAGCGTTTTCTTTGAACAAACaatcaggcaaaaaaaaaaaaaaaggtcttataTAATGCAGCTTGTGGccagacccccccccaaaaaaacaaaacaaaacaaaaccctgtcCAGGATGAAGCTGGAGTTGGCTGGCAGCTCGGCCAGCCTTCCAGTGGCACTGGTTGGCATTCTGGCCTCTGTGCTGTATGAAGGCTGGGCTGGGCTCGCTGTCCTGGGGAGAGAGGGGACTGGCGGCCGCATGACTTTTCCAGCTTCTGTCCCATTAGCCTCTCTCAGCTCCCGCATGTCTGCTGCATACCTGCTGCACGACTGCTGCATGACCGCTGTATGACCGATGCATGACAACTGCATTCCTGGCTTTCCGCTCCCTCCCCAAATCTCAGTTAAGGATCTATTCCAAAATGGCACATTGACCCTGGCAGTAGCCTATTCATTAGAGAAAGTTACTAGGCCATGAATGGAGCTTGAGccaatgtatatgtgtgtgtgtgtgtgtgtgtgtgtgtgtgtgcatgtgtttacatttgtatgtgtgtgcatatttgtgaaGAAGAAGCGATTCAGTAAGaaattccaaaagaaaaaagagatagagggagaaagagagagagagagagagagagagagagagagagaatatgaatatgtatggcCTCAACATAAATTTATAGTGGGTTTTACCATGCTTCACTGAACTCTTCCGGCATGCCTTTGTTTCATCCTGAATCCTTGTTAGCTTTAAGACCTTAGATTATTTTGGGCTTTTGAGACCTGTGCTTCTCCCTCAGGGGTCACTGGGAGGAGGGCAGAGTGCTGGCTCAACCGCCTTCTACTACCTCAGACGGGGCTGGTGCCATGACAACACATGGGCTGACGACTTTAGAGCGTAGCACCATGCTAACGCGCTATTGGCTCTTAGCAAAGACCCAATAGGCCCAAAATGACCAACCGCAGCGCATACACTTAAATCTGTGGTTTATTGTTATAGAGTTTAAAAGCGTACAGAGAACGAAGGGTCATAAGGTCActctgtccatgtgtgtgtccaaacaTGACCTCCACAGCTGATCCCAGCCATACAAGTGGCAAATCCCCAAATCACTTGCTGTTGTCTTTATGTCCTGCTTCCCGAGTGTGCCTGGGTGGAAAGGAGTACCATGCTCTCTATATGATGTCACCACTTGGGTGGAATGATGGAAATCGTAAGATGGAACGCCTCATGCAAATCCACTTCAGTGGGTTCAGTACCTGGACGCCATGTGCTGTCCCTCTCACACTGTAGCCAAAACAATCACCTTCAGGGGGATGAATCCTCTTACCTTACCAGTTAACCACGCTAATGTAACAAAATATGTGGGAGTCATTCAGAATGTCTTGGgctggtggggggtgggatggGGCAGACATGACAGACCTACTTCCTGTGGATTCTTCTTGGCAGCCAGCCAAGGAGCTTCCTGTACAGTTTCTTACTCTTGCCCCGCCCTTTCACCTTGGGCTCTGTGCGGACGTCAAGCTGCGGTGATGTCCGGTCCCGGTGAAGGGAGATGAAGAAGGCAAGTGAGTCCATGTTTCCGTCCTCCTGCGCCTCCCTCACTGGGGAATCCAGAGGCTGCAGGACCTCACTGAAGCGCCGCTCCTGCTGTCTGAAGTCATACTCCacgctagagagagagagagagagagagagagagagagagagagagagagagagagagagagagagagagagagagagtctgtgcatatgtgcaggGCCAGGGGCATACTGGGAAACCCTGTTAGGCTGTGAAGTCCCACTTACCTGTAGATGATGCATGCTGTCTCCTGGCAGGTGGAGCAGTCGTTGAGGTCCTGGCCTGTCCTGAAACATCGGCGTCTACGGAGAGGGAAGcaacaggaagaaagagaaggcAAATAGTTCTGTGACTCCAGCCTCTCAGTCTCCTTTCTAACAGCTCTCAGGAGGCAGTTAAATGTGCTGAAATTTCTCATAGAGCTGACTAAACAGCACTGTGATAGGAAGCCAAACCTTGACAAGCTATTTTCTATGCACCCTTGCTCTCGATATTCCTTTTACTCTTTGATTCCTTCACACCTTATAATCTTTTCAGTTCCAGTcgcactccccctccccccttctttcttcctctctcacccgTTACTGAGTGCGTGGCTCATCTCCAGGTCCTGGATAATATTGAGCAGGGTTGTGATTCGCTCCTGGTTGCTCTGCAGACTGGCCTCGACCCTCTCAATCCTTTTATAAGGGTCCTGGTCTTTGCTCCAGACAGGAGACATGGGTGCCAGCAGGACCCCTGAGGGAGGGTGGTAATGCAGAACGGCACAGTGGCCATTAGGAATGGGCTTGCTACTGGCTAGCACAAGGCTGTCCTGGGAGACGGTCACCAGCTCTCTGTACTGCTCTGTAGGGCTGCCGGGGTTCCCCGTCTGCTCAGCAACCATGTCTGGTCCGGACGGGGTGACATGAGAAGGAAACAGGTGCGTATCGGGCCTCCAGTCGGCACTTGGGTTTCTGTTTCCAGCCACCTCCATTAATAACTGAAATGCTGGACGCAGCGGTGGGCTGCTGGACGGTATGGGAGGTCTGCACGGGATGTGCGCGTGAGATGCACTGGCTGTGTTACGTGCACCAGGAGCCAGGGGACTGGCGAGGGGCTGAGGTGTGGCCCACTGGGGTGCCGCGCGCCCCGTCCATGATGGCGACGTCATGTGGGGTTTGCGCTCAGAGAACAGTTCTGTCCCTCGGCCTTCTGCTGTTGCGTGGGTCGCTGGCTCCAAGGCTGCAGTCTCCATGGCTGCGGACATGTTGGCAGAGCCTGCAGACAGTGCTGACAATCCACAAAGTCTGTTAGTCAGCACCTCCGCAATGGATGCGAAATTAGCGCTGGCCTCCGGCTGCAAGGGAGGAGCCTGTTCATGAGCTGGAGGGTCCAACGTGTCTGCTGGGTGATTAAGGCTTGCTTTAGGGGGCTCTGGACTGAATGGACAAACCTCCACCACTGATAGAGGAGCATGAAATGTGTCATTATGGGTTGACAGGTTTTCCGTTGTACCAGGATGCGGGTCAGGAAGAAAAACAGTGCAGGGATATATGGACGGGTGGACGGGTGTGCTAGAAATGTGTGGATTGTTGGATTGTGAACCATTTTGGCTCTTCAACAGGCCATCTGGTTCCAAGTGCATCTTAGCATATGGGAGGGTACGGTGAGGTTCTGTAGGCATGTCGGTATGTTTGAAACTGCTGTGAGGTTCCATTGGTATGTCGATGTGTGGGAGGGTGAGGTGAGGTTCTGTTGGTGGGTCactgtgtgggagagtgtggtgagGTTCTGTTGGTGGGTCAGCGTGCGGGAGAGTGTGGTGAGGTTCTGTTGGTAGGTCAGCGTGCGGGAGAGTGTGGTGAGGTTCTGTTGGTGGGTCAGCACGCGGTAGAATGTGGTGAGGTTCTGTTGGTGGGTCAGCGTGCGGGAGAGTGTGGTGAGGTTCTGTTGGTGGGTCAgcgtgtgggagagtgtggtgagGTTCTGTTGGTGGGTCAGCGTGCGGGAGAGTGTGGTGAGGTTCTGCTGGCATGTTGGTGTGTGCAGGAAGCCCAGGAAGTTTTGGATGCAAGGACATTTGTGTGTCCTTGTGCGTGTTTATGTGCAAAAACATGCCACAAACTGtggagggtgtttgtgtgtgcagagatGAGCTTCGAGGCTGGGGGTGATTAGAGTTTGAGGTGGCGTTGGGTTTGGGATCCATGTTAAAATGGATTTGTGATTGGCTTTGATGTTTTGCATTTGGCTTTGCGTGAGAGGAGAATGATGGTTTCCAATGACTGTTATGCCTGGCTTCTAATCCACTTGAGAGTTTCACATCTGAGTTAAGATGTGAAGTGCTCAGAAGTTTGACACCTAAATTCAGATGACTGCACGTAAAGCCTTGATCTTTAGCACTTGTGGGTGAATGTTGAGGGCCAGTGCTTGTGTGCCGTGACTGAGCAGTGTGAAAAGGGCCTGTGGGCAACACCCTGCTATGTGTCTGGGATCTAGTCTTTGGTGTGGAGTGCTCATCTGGCTCTGATGTGCTGCTGGACTTGCAGGCAGTTTTAGGGTGGATGTGTGGCTGGGCCAGATCAGAATGAAGTGAATTCGTGTCTGCATTTATGTGAAGTTGCATAAAAGTCAACGcttttgaatgtgtgtttgagggCTCAGTGCAGAATAGATTAGGCTTcgagtgtgtgcaggtgggcTCAACACTGTCTGTGTTACGCTTAGAGAGTGAGTTTGTAGGTTTAATAGTAGCGCGATTaggttttatgtgtgtatatgtgggttgAATACAGGCTAGATTAGgctttgaatgtgtgtatgtgggttcGATACCTGCAAGATTAGACTTTGAGTGGATGTATGTAGGTTCGATACTGGCTGGATTAGGCTTTGGGTGAGTATATGTGGATTCACTACAAGTTAGATTAGgctttgagtatgtgtgtgtcggaTGAATACTGGCTAGATCTGGTtttaagtgtgtatatgtgggctCAATACTAGTTAGACTAGgctttgaatgtgtgtatgtgggttcAACATCTGCAAGATTAgatgctgagtgtgtgtatgtgtgttggatAGTGGCTAGATTAGTctttggttgtgtgtatgtgggttggATACCAGCTAGATTAGACTGTATGTTGTTATGCGATGTTTTTGGATTCATTGATGCAttgatgtttgtgtgcgtgtgtgtggagagagtgagcatAGAGGGTCCGAGTGCCTTGGGTGtctgtgaaaatgaaaaggGACAAATGTcggagtgtgtgcgcatgtccgTCTCCTGAGACCCACTCAAgacgactgtgtgtgtgtatggacatgaggtgtttgtgtgtggaagggTTGTGCCCGTATGTCTCCTGGCCGATTGGTGCCTGGTGAATTTGACCATCTCGCCCTCCTGTGCAGACGATGATGGCTGGTCATTGGTTGCATTTACGTTTGGAGGAGGACGCACGACCGCAGGCCTTCTGTCTGTTTGCATAGTTCTGTGGTTGATGCACCTCTCCGTCTGGGTGCAgggtagagagagtgaggctcCCTTGTCCTTCCCAGGGTGGAGAGATGCTGCTGGGCTGGATCTGAGACCCTTAGTGCAGGCGGAGGTAGGCGAATTCGTGCCCCTGGTGGCCGTGTAAAGGACTGCAGCTACCGGGTTCTTCCTGCCTCCGCAAGTTCGGCAGATTCTCATCGGGGGTCTGCGGGgtggggagcatggagggatgCTCTTCTTCCCGGATTGCACTGCAGGCTTGGGGTGGCATTGATCCTGCCCCTGGGCTGACTCCTCCCCCTCGCTGACATCACTGCTGATCCCACCAATAAGCTCAGAGTCCACCACGCTTCCGTTGGTGAAGCGGCTATCCTTCCTCCCTTGCAGCTTGCCGTTGGCCACGCCCTCTTGCGGGTGAGAGTGCGTTTTGATCGTCCGAGTGCAGTGGTGGCCTTTGATGGCTTCACACGCATCCTCAGCGAGTTCGTTATCCAGACCCTGAAACGTCACCCCCTTCTTTATCTTTCTCCCCAGCCTCCTCCCTTTAACAAAAACACTCTTTCTCGGTCCTTTCTCGCCCTCCGCCTCTGTATCCCTCTCATTAGGGACGTGCCCGTTGGCTGGCATGCTCACTCTGTTCTCTGAGAGGTTGGAGGAGACGTCTGCCTGTGGGGTCTCTGTGCGCGGTTGGCAGCTCCGCATAGCCGGCGACGTCTGCACGCCCACGTTGCAGTGGTGGGTCCACGCGAGAGCCGCCACGTCGCCCGCCCCTCTGCCAACACCCTGCCAGCCACGGACGCCCGCCAGGGCCGGCACCCCCAGCACTGGAAAAGGAGTGGTGGGATCAGCTGCCCGTCTTCCCATCTCCAGGGTGACTGGCTCAGGAGGACACCAGGGCAGAAACCAGGGTGACCGGCCACCCCGTTACATCTGTGGGGAAGAGAAGGAGGTCTCTCTCAGGAGTGACTTCTGACTGGGTACACCTCAAGGGCACAAGTTTGGGACACACGTTTGCGTGGTGCATAAATGAACAGCTTGCCTTGTGCTGCACCTAGCCGTTTGTATGAATACTGATGAGCAACTTTCCTTGCAGAATGAAAAATTGTAGTATAGTAATCAGATAAATTATCATCAGCCCTCCCTTGTGGACACTGGCAAAGTAAATGTggcattttaaatgaagcaaTATAGGACTGATAATTACACTGGGGTCAAGCCTTAGTACCTGGGTGAGGAATCCTCGATATGGGGAATGATAGTGAAACATCAACTCAAGCAATGGTATAAATGTGAAATGGCAGAAACTCAGTTATAACTGAAACTCTGCACTCTGCACTAATTTTGATGATTCTGGAGgatgagtgagggagaaagggagcagagaaagcaagagag from Electrophorus electricus isolate fEleEle1 chromosome 17, fEleEle1.pri, whole genome shotgun sequence carries:
- the LOC113588731 gene encoding mucin-12, encoding MRSCQPRTETPQADVSSNLSENRVSMPANGHVPNERDTEAEGEKGPRKSVFVKGRRLGRKIKKGVTFQGLDNELAEDACEAIKGHHCTRTIKTHSHPQEGVANGKLQGRKDSRFTNGSVVDSELIGGISSDVSEGEESAQGQDQCHPKPAVQSGKKSIPPCSPPRRPPMRICRTCGGRKNPVAAVLYTATRGTNSPTSACTKGLRSSPAASLHPGKDKGASLSLPCTQTERCINHRTMQTDRRPAVVRPPPNVNATNDQPSSSAQEGEMVKFTRHQSARRHTGTTLPHTNTSCPYTHTVVLSGSQETDMRTHSDICPFSFSQTPKALGPSMLTLSTHTHTNINASMNPKTSHNNIQSNLAGIQPTYTQPKTNLATIQHTYTHSASNLADVEPTYTHSKPSLTSIEPTYTHLKPDLASIHPTHTYSKPNLTCSESTYTHPKPNPASIEPTYIHSKSNLAGIEPTYTHSKPNLACIQPTYTHIKPNRATIKPTNSLSKRNTDSVEPTCTHSKPNLFCTEPSNTHSKALTFMQLHINADTNSLHSDLAQPHIHPKTACKSSSTSEPDEHSTPKTRSQTHSRVLPTGPFHTAQSRHTSTGPQHSPTSAKDQGFTCSHLNLGVKLLSTSHLNSDVKLSSGLEARHNSHWKPSFSSHAKPNAKHQSQSQIHFNMDPKPNATSNSNHPQPRSSSLHTQTPSTVCGMFLHINTHKDTQMSLHPKLPGLPAHTNMPAEPHHTLPHADPPTEPHHTLPHADPPTEPHHTLPHADPPTEPHHILPRADPPTEPHHTLPHADLPTEPHHTLPHADPPTEPHHTLPHSDPPTEPHLTLPHIDIPMEPHSSFKHTDMPTEPHRTLPYAKMHLEPDGLLKSQNGSQSNNPHISSTPVHPSIYPCTVFLPDPHPGTTENLSTHNDTFHAPLSVVEVCPFSPEPPKASLNHPADTLDPPAHEQAPPLQPEASANFASIAEVLTNRLCGLSALSAGSANMSAAMETAALEPATHATAEGRGTELFSERKPHMTSPSWTGRAAPQWATPQPLASPLAPGARNTASASHAHIPCRPPIPSSSPPLRPAFQLLMEVAGNRNPSADWRPDTHLFPSHVTPSGPDMVAEQTGNPGSPTEQYRELVTVSQDSLVLASSKPIPNGHCAVLHYHPPSGVLLAPMSPVWSKDQDPYKRIERVEASLQSNQERITTLLNIIQDLEMSHALSNGRRCFRTGQDLNDCSTCQETACIIYSVEYDFRQQERRFSEVLQPLDSPVREAQEDGNMDSLAFFISLHRDRTSPQLDVRTEPKVKGRGKSKKLYRKLLGWLPRRIHRK